In a single window of the Olivibacter sp. SDN3 genome:
- a CDS encoding alpha-L-fucosidase, producing the protein MKKQTYLILFLCLGMLQEAIAQFPGASSQRSSVSLKHGAHRLGKRTDAQMETWRNYGLGQFIHWGLYAIPGGHWNGKYYPGAAEWIRSWNEMPNEDYDNLYKQFDPKHFDAKAWAAQAKDMGARYVIITTKHHDGFCIWPSKYTDYTIANTPYKNDALKELVDAYDAVGIDVYLYFSIIDWNHNGYRSGVPESGDEKQSYEAFKDFTANQLKELLTTYPTTKGLWFDGTWDKAWIAEAEFTDSLEAELRAMRPGLIIGSRFRADENGRRHFDSNGDLIGDYEQGWERKLPTRIEEVHGNDWDCVMTVPENQWGYHSDWRGHVKTSTELIEMMTRAVALDGNFVLNFGPDGQGAIRPEETKLAKEIGEWMKVNHEAIYDCEYAGLEKQDWGYITKSRKTGKYYLVVFNVPISGALKIKIAPGTGIAKVYDLTDSGNTYEPEEAHRSKTDGNEYLIHLEEKPSQPKVIVLESSGEKADSEVLYEKAKT; encoded by the coding sequence ATGAAAAAACAAACTTACTTAATACTATTCCTTTGCTTAGGCATGTTGCAAGAAGCGATAGCTCAATTTCCTGGGGCGAGTTCACAACGATCATCCGTAAGTTTAAAACACGGTGCCCATCGCTTAGGAAAACGTACCGATGCTCAGATGGAGACTTGGCGCAATTACGGATTAGGACAATTTATCCATTGGGGGCTCTACGCTATTCCCGGGGGGCATTGGAACGGCAAGTACTACCCTGGAGCTGCCGAGTGGATCCGTTCCTGGAATGAGATGCCCAATGAAGACTACGATAACCTTTATAAGCAGTTCGATCCAAAGCATTTTGATGCGAAAGCTTGGGCCGCACAGGCAAAGGATATGGGCGCACGGTATGTTATCATCACTACTAAACACCACGACGGCTTTTGTATATGGCCGAGTAAGTATACCGATTATACCATTGCAAATACGCCCTATAAAAACGATGCATTAAAAGAACTTGTGGATGCTTATGATGCGGTAGGCATCGATGTTTACCTCTATTTTTCCATTATTGATTGGAACCACAATGGGTACAGATCTGGTGTTCCGGAGAGTGGGGATGAAAAACAATCTTATGAAGCGTTTAAGGACTTTACAGCCAACCAGCTCAAAGAATTATTAACTACATATCCCACCACTAAGGGCTTGTGGTTTGACGGCACGTGGGATAAAGCATGGATTGCAGAAGCGGAGTTTACCGATAGTCTGGAAGCGGAGCTCCGTGCTATGCGTCCGGGTTTGATCATTGGCAGCCGCTTCCGTGCAGATGAAAATGGCAGACGTCACTTTGATAGCAATGGTGATTTAATAGGCGATTACGAACAGGGTTGGGAGCGTAAGTTACCAACGAGGATAGAAGAAGTACATGGTAATGATTGGGACTGCGTAATGACAGTGCCCGAGAACCAATGGGGTTACCATTCGGACTGGCGCGGTCATGTAAAAACAAGCACCGAGCTCATCGAAATGATGACACGTGCGGTAGCACTCGATGGCAACTTTGTGTTAAATTTTGGTCCCGATGGCCAAGGGGCTATTCGTCCAGAAGAAACAAAATTGGCCAAAGAAATTGGCGAGTGGATGAAAGTGAACCATGAAGCTATTTATGATTGTGAATATGCGGGATTGGAAAAGCAGGATTGGGGGTACATCACAAAAAGTAGAAAAACGGGTAAATACTATTTAGTGGTGTTTAATGTACCCATATCAGGAGCTTTAAAAATCAAGATTGCCCCAGGTACAGGAATAGCAAAAGTGTACGATTTGACGGATAGTGGTAATACGTATGAGCCCGAAGAAGCACACCGTAGCAAAACCGACGGTAATGAATATCTTATTCATTTGGAAGAAAAACCTTCGCAACCAAAAGTTATCGTGTTGGAGAGCTCGGGAGAGAAAGCGGATAGCGAAGTTTTATACGAAAAGGCAAAGACGTAG
- a CDS encoding beta-N-acetylhexosaminidase: MMKLFIKFGLVLLTISLCHAQQQCPLIPAPMHAGYTEDVFKLNRQTALFVDEEHLKNVGRYLQQELLRLKGFPLMAKSSLDQQSSIRLKLDEQLAEEAYELNIAQDGIIISGGSAAGVFNGASSLVQLISQVESMAEAVLPVPCWTIKDEPRYGWRGLMLDESRYFIGKQKLLSIIDWMAFYKLNKLHWHLTDEPAWRLEIKKYPRLALVGGVGDQHDKTKPAAFYTQQEISEIVDYASKRNIEIIPEIDMPGHATAANRAYPAYSGGGSEQYPEFTFDPGNPETYTYLTNILREANALFPSNMLHLGGDEVSFGNDSWLQNAGVKRLMHDHRLKDLKAVENYFMERMADSVYQMHAKLLVWDEMADINLPKDKTVIFWWRHDKPQQLYQSLKKGYETVLCPRLPFYFDFVQDSSHQAGRKWGGLYSPLQDVYHFDADTWVKDDKQRQQVLGLQANLWTETVTNNQRVDYLLFPRLAALAESAWSADAVKSYAQFEERLKRHLKLYRQHDVYFYNPFHPNEIPEPVYFKKDKKDLNAEEN, from the coding sequence ATGATGAAGCTTTTTATAAAATTCGGATTAGTCCTTTTGACGATTTCACTGTGCCATGCGCAACAACAATGTCCGCTCATTCCCGCTCCAATGCATGCCGGGTACACTGAGGATGTGTTTAAGCTCAACAGGCAAACGGCTTTGTTTGTTGATGAAGAACACCTTAAAAATGTAGGCCGATATCTTCAACAGGAACTGTTGCGTTTAAAGGGTTTTCCTTTGATGGCAAAATCTAGCTTGGATCAACAATCTTCCATTCGTTTGAAACTTGATGAGCAGCTAGCAGAAGAGGCTTATGAATTGAATATTGCCCAAGATGGCATCATCATCAGCGGAGGCAGTGCGGCGGGTGTATTTAATGGGGCTTCCAGTTTAGTACAGCTCATTAGCCAGGTCGAAAGTATGGCCGAGGCCGTTCTGCCTGTGCCATGTTGGACAATAAAGGATGAACCGCGATATGGATGGCGGGGCTTAATGTTGGATGAATCACGCTATTTTATCGGCAAGCAAAAATTACTATCGATCATTGATTGGATGGCTTTTTATAAGTTGAACAAATTACATTGGCATTTAACGGATGAACCTGCCTGGCGATTAGAGATTAAAAAATATCCTAGGCTGGCATTGGTAGGCGGCGTGGGGGATCAGCATGACAAAACTAAACCAGCGGCATTTTACACGCAGCAAGAAATAAGTGAGATCGTTGACTACGCATCGAAGCGCAATATTGAAATTATTCCCGAAATTGATATGCCTGGACATGCGACGGCCGCTAATCGTGCCTATCCGGCATATAGCGGGGGAGGGAGTGAACAGTATCCGGAATTTACTTTCGATCCCGGCAACCCGGAAACGTACACCTACTTAACCAATATACTGCGGGAAGCCAATGCGTTGTTCCCTTCCAATATGTTGCATTTGGGTGGTGATGAAGTCAGTTTCGGTAATGATAGTTGGCTGCAAAACGCAGGTGTGAAGCGGTTGATGCATGATCACCGGCTAAAAGACCTGAAGGCGGTTGAAAATTATTTCATGGAACGTATGGCGGATTCAGTGTATCAAATGCATGCAAAATTATTGGTCTGGGATGAAATGGCCGATATTAATCTTCCTAAAGACAAAACCGTTATTTTTTGGTGGAGGCACGATAAACCACAACAGCTCTATCAGTCGCTGAAGAAAGGTTACGAGACTGTTCTTTGTCCGAGATTACCCTTCTACTTTGACTTTGTGCAGGACAGTAGCCATCAAGCCGGGCGGAAATGGGGAGGCTTATACAGCCCTTTGCAGGATGTCTATCATTTTGATGCCGACACCTGGGTGAAAGACGATAAACAGCGACAACAAGTATTGGGTTTGCAGGCCAACCTGTGGACGGAAACGGTGACCAACAACCAGCGTGTAGATTATCTGCTATTTCCCAGATTAGCCGCACTGGCCGAATCCGCTTGGAGTGCTGACGCTGTCAAAAGCTATGCACAATTTGAGGAGCGATTGAAACGCCATCTCAAGCTTTATCGACAGCATGACGTCTACTTTTATAACCCTTTTCATCCGAACGAAATCCCGGAACCGGTATATTTTAAGAAGGATAAGAAAGACTTAAATGCAGAAGAAAATTAA
- a CDS encoding RNA polymerase sigma factor: MVAEELTKLSDATLVSRLINGDNDAFEVIFKRYNRLLYQHAYSKLRDKEKAKDVVQDVFSVMWSKVQQNNFSPQNLSAYLYTAIRNRVFDLLGKEEHARTYLNSLQGFLNMYQEQADFLIRGKQAQQQLDGGMDALPKRMREIFVLSTLSKP; the protein is encoded by the coding sequence ATGGTAGCGGAAGAACTAACTAAATTATCGGATGCCACCTTGGTAAGCAGACTGATAAATGGTGACAATGATGCGTTTGAAGTAATCTTCAAGCGCTATAACCGTTTGCTTTACCAGCACGCATACAGCAAGTTAAGGGATAAAGAGAAAGCAAAGGATGTTGTGCAGGATGTGTTTTCGGTAATGTGGTCTAAGGTACAGCAGAACAACTTTTCCCCTCAAAACCTGTCGGCTTATTTATATACGGCCATTCGAAACCGTGTTTTTGATCTGTTGGGCAAAGAAGAACATGCCAGAACATACTTGAATTCTTTACAAGGCTTTTTGAATATGTATCAGGAACAGGCAGACTTTCTCATCAGGGGAAAGCAGGCCCAGCAACAACTTGACGGTGGAATGGATGCTTTGCCCAAGCGTATGCGTGAAATTTTTGTGTTGAGTACATTATCTAAGCCATAA
- a CDS encoding soluble adenylyl cyclase-like protein — MEQVTQQQVIAFLKQRQRQLSEELRSIEMTINSILGGQSVSSPSYGSGTFGREEDFPRRKKVIKALVPQEEFNPNSKLDQKISYALTQIGSGYKDDILAVLNKAQPEADPYKVEKAVAVRLSYLLKNEFIDGVKHGRSYKYSLK; from the coding sequence ATGGAACAGGTAACACAACAGCAAGTAATTGCTTTTTTAAAGCAACGTCAAAGACAACTGTCAGAAGAACTAAGAAGTATTGAAATGACAATTAATTCCATCCTGGGCGGCCAGTCCGTAAGCTCCCCCAGTTACGGATCAGGGACTTTTGGACGGGAAGAAGATTTTCCAAGAAGAAAAAAAGTTATCAAAGCGCTTGTTCCTCAAGAAGAATTCAATCCGAATAGTAAGTTAGACCAAAAAATAAGTTATGCACTTACTCAAATAGGTAGCGGCTATAAAGACGATATTCTTGCCGTTTTAAATAAAGCTCAACCAGAGGCTGATCCATATAAAGTAGAAAAGGCCGTAGCGGTTAGACTCTCTTACTTATTAAAGAATGAATTTATAGATGGTGTAAAACACGGTAGAAGTTATAAATATAGCCTGAAATAA
- a CDS encoding TetR/AcrR family transcriptional regulator yields the protein MTRKIPQGPIRNKERTKLKLIAAVGKVLQTHGYTALGVNKIAAVAGLDKKLIYRYFGDVNTLIETYIREKDYYVSVSDDIIENELKQDKSYAKDIVENLLVNQFQEIFNSKELQQITLLEISGDKIMRNMVRLREELGRHIFKYADKLYAETGLDLRAKIAIDVAGIYYLILHSQTVGTTFCELNINSAKDRERIVRTLKQTLDLYYREAIKQKKAKKR from the coding sequence ATGACAAGGAAAATACCTCAGGGCCCTATAAGGAACAAAGAACGGACAAAACTAAAACTGATAGCTGCTGTTGGAAAGGTTCTTCAAACACATGGTTATACGGCTTTGGGAGTTAATAAGATTGCCGCTGTGGCTGGCCTGGATAAAAAGTTGATTTATAGGTATTTTGGTGATGTAAATACCTTGATTGAAACCTATATTAGAGAAAAGGATTACTATGTAAGCGTATCTGACGATATTATTGAAAACGAACTTAAGCAGGATAAGAGCTATGCAAAAGATATTGTGGAAAATCTGCTGGTGAATCAGTTTCAAGAGATTTTCAACAGTAAAGAGCTTCAGCAAATTACCTTATTGGAGATCAGCGGTGATAAGATCATGCGTAATATGGTACGTCTTCGAGAGGAGCTTGGAAGGCATATTTTTAAGTATGCTGATAAATTGTATGCGGAGACAGGTCTGGATCTAAGAGCTAAAATAGCCATTGATGTTGCGGGTATTTATTACCTGATATTACATTCTCAAACAGTAGGGACAACCTTTTGCGAGCTGAACATAAATTCAGCGAAAGACCGGGAACGAATTGTTCGAACATTGAAACAGACACTTGACTTATATTATAGGGAAGCTATTAAGCAGAAAAAAGCAAAGAAAAGATAA
- a CDS encoding TonB-dependent receptor, which yields MRQILLCFLLIFGLGLFFKPVYAQHDLKGKVLDQIDSVGLVGARLSLYNVRDSLVRQISTGEEGEFTFSQLQRGNYRLLVSFLGYKVVNRLVNIDRQAQKLLIPLQADFTLLDSVEIVVKPQPVIIKGDTTVFDAGAFSTEPYADADALVSQIPGVEIDADGKVKAQGEDVQRIIVDGKEFFSSDPAVALKTLPADVIDKIELIDDKSEQSKLTGFDDGNRRKVINIVTKPDKRQGYFGRMAGAGGSEERYNTGGFVNMFSGDRRISANMVSNNINQGNFSSSELIGAGGRGRGGGGGGGIATQHRIAVNYNNTWWEDVQFNVNYSFENSENELQRTSNREVLIGEDANQFNVSAQQTNRKNRGHVANIRLEYKKDSTQRLTFSPNIHFNSAVTDNTNTTSTLGNAQELINHSSRQNNGENSAFTIGGTLDYGLRLNDKGRSITLHLQGNSNSNNNEAYAFSNNVFYEDDSVNRTDTVNNLNDSRSNSQSWNGRLTYTEPLGAHSRMMANVNGRTNNSYSDRKMYDFLEETGQYELLNQELSNEFRNDFRFYGTGLNYQFSKESFLVDVGLDYQQADMINNRIFPEIIRSHHRFTNYLPNANFTYRFSQDRRLRLNYNTGTNPPNVLQLQDVINNQNPLNITGGNPDLKQEFRHQVNLHYNSVNRVSGANFSASITGALTQNRIVNSTFIATADTLVADNVLLGKGAQFTRPENVNGYYNLRGNISFGIPLDALKVTLNLGTDLHHSRDVGLLNNVLTYTYNQGINQRIGINSKISRKIIFSVTYNGNYSMVNNSNNQRLNNNYYNQTIRNDVTYIFWKGIRIASSLNYRYNTGMAEGFDQRFFLWNASIGKKLFKREEAEITLSAFDLLNSNVQVSRQVTERYIEDEQSNILRQYFLLSFTYNLRKFGR from the coding sequence ATGCGTCAGATACTTTTATGTTTCTTATTGATTTTTGGCTTAGGTCTTTTTTTTAAACCCGTTTATGCGCAACACGATTTGAAGGGTAAAGTGCTTGATCAAATCGATAGCGTTGGATTAGTAGGTGCCAGGCTTAGTCTTTATAACGTTCGTGATTCTCTTGTGCGCCAAATAAGCACGGGTGAAGAAGGGGAGTTTACATTTAGTCAATTACAGCGAGGAAATTACCGTTTGCTAGTGAGCTTTTTAGGATATAAAGTGGTTAACAGGCTAGTCAACATCGATCGCCAAGCGCAGAAACTCTTAATACCCTTACAGGCAGATTTTACCCTTTTGGATTCCGTGGAAATTGTTGTAAAACCACAACCCGTTATCATAAAAGGCGATACAACAGTGTTTGATGCTGGTGCATTTAGTACAGAACCTTATGCTGATGCAGATGCGTTGGTTTCGCAAATTCCTGGAGTTGAAATTGATGCAGACGGTAAAGTGAAGGCCCAGGGCGAAGACGTACAGCGAATCATTGTTGATGGAAAGGAGTTCTTCAGTTCGGACCCAGCGGTAGCCTTGAAAACTCTGCCTGCCGACGTTATTGATAAAATAGAACTTATTGACGATAAAAGTGAGCAATCGAAGTTAACAGGCTTTGACGATGGTAATAGGCGTAAGGTGATCAATATCGTGACCAAACCGGATAAAAGACAGGGGTATTTTGGAAGGATGGCTGGTGCGGGCGGAAGTGAGGAACGGTATAATACAGGTGGATTTGTAAATATGTTCAGCGGCGATAGAAGGATAAGTGCCAATATGGTATCGAATAACATCAATCAGGGAAATTTTTCTTCAAGCGAATTGATTGGAGCCGGTGGAAGAGGTCGGGGAGGTGGTGGAGGTGGCGGTATTGCAACGCAACATCGGATCGCGGTAAACTATAATAATACTTGGTGGGAGGATGTGCAATTTAATGTTAATTATAGTTTCGAGAATTCTGAAAACGAGTTACAGCGTACGTCAAATAGAGAGGTTTTAATAGGGGAAGATGCTAACCAGTTCAATGTTTCCGCTCAACAGACCAACCGTAAGAACCGGGGACATGTGGCTAATATACGATTAGAGTACAAAAAAGATTCTACGCAACGGCTCACCTTCAGTCCGAATATACATTTCAACAGTGCCGTTACTGATAACACTAACACAACATCTACTTTGGGGAATGCTCAGGAGTTGATAAACCATTCGTCGCGGCAAAATAATGGGGAAAATAGTGCTTTTACTATTGGCGGGACATTGGATTATGGCCTCAGGTTAAATGATAAAGGGCGCTCGATTACCCTGCATTTGCAAGGTAATAGCAACAGCAATAATAATGAAGCATATGCATTTTCCAATAACGTTTTCTATGAAGATGATTCCGTAAATCGTACTGATACCGTTAATAATTTGAATGATAGTCGTTCGAATAGCCAATCATGGAATGGGCGTTTAACGTACACAGAACCCCTCGGAGCGCATTCCCGGATGATGGCCAACGTTAATGGTCGTACGAACAACAGCTACTCTGATAGAAAAATGTATGATTTTTTAGAAGAGACTGGCCAGTACGAACTGTTAAACCAAGAGTTATCAAATGAGTTTCGGAATGATTTTCGTTTTTATGGGACGGGACTGAATTATCAGTTCTCTAAAGAAAGCTTTCTAGTAGATGTGGGTTTGGATTACCAGCAAGCAGATATGATCAATAATAGGATTTTTCCGGAAATTATTCGTTCTCATCACCGCTTTACTAACTATTTGCCCAATGCTAATTTTACTTATCGCTTTTCACAGGATAGACGTTTAAGACTCAATTATAATACGGGGACAAACCCGCCTAATGTGCTGCAATTGCAGGACGTGATAAACAATCAGAATCCACTCAATATTACGGGGGGGAATCCTGATTTGAAGCAGGAGTTTCGTCATCAGGTTAATCTCCATTACAATAGCGTTAACAGAGTCTCTGGGGCAAACTTTTCGGCGAGTATAACCGGGGCGTTAACACAAAACCGAATTGTAAACTCAACCTTTATTGCAACAGCCGATACATTAGTTGCCGACAACGTCTTGTTGGGAAAGGGAGCGCAATTTACACGTCCTGAAAATGTGAACGGTTATTACAACCTTCGAGGAAATATTTCTTTCGGTATCCCTTTGGATGCGCTGAAGGTTACGTTAAATCTGGGGACGGATTTACATCACAGTCGTGATGTGGGGCTGTTAAACAACGTGTTAACGTATACCTACAATCAAGGTATCAACCAGCGTATCGGAATTAATAGCAAAATCAGCAGGAAGATTATTTTTAGCGTTACCTATAATGGAAATTATAGCATGGTTAATAATAGTAATAATCAGCGATTAAATAATAATTATTATAATCAAACCATTCGTAATGACGTCACTTACATTTTTTGGAAAGGTATTCGTATCGCATCCAGTTTAAATTACCGTTACAATACCGGAATGGCGGAGGGGTTCGACCAGCGTTTCTTTTTGTGGAATGCATCCATCGGCAAAAAACTCTTTAAAAGAGAGGAAGCCGAGATAACACTTTCGGCCTTTGATTTGCTGAATAGTAATGTTCAGGTGAGTCGTCAAGTTACGGAACGCTACATAGAAGATGAGCAGTCCAACATTTTACGGCAGTACTTCTTGTTGAGTTTTACCTATAACTTACGAAAGTTTGGCCGCTGA
- a CDS encoding Lrp/AsnC family transcriptional regulator → MTDKIDKMDAHILNLLQRDASLSVKEIAASIGLSISPTFERIKRLKREGYIERTVVIVNREKLGRHLLVMCTVTLKQQSLETLKNFEEAVSVFSEVLEILCIAGNHDYLLKIAVRDVEDYHVFVMKNLSTIPNVANVSSNFVLKEIKKEKLLEIKL, encoded by the coding sequence ATGACTGACAAAATAGACAAAATGGATGCCCATATCCTGAATCTCCTCCAACGAGACGCTTCACTCAGTGTTAAAGAAATTGCAGCCTCTATTGGCCTAAGCATATCTCCAACTTTCGAAAGAATAAAGCGGTTAAAAAGAGAAGGCTATATCGAACGTACTGTTGTAATCGTAAACCGTGAAAAATTAGGGAGACATTTATTGGTAATGTGTACGGTAACCTTAAAGCAACAATCGCTGGAAACACTTAAAAACTTTGAAGAGGCGGTTTCTGTATTCAGTGAAGTGCTCGAGATACTCTGTATAGCAGGCAATCATGATTACCTACTAAAGATAGCGGTAAGAGATGTAGAAGACTATCATGTTTTTGTCATGAAAAACTTATCCACCATCCCTAACGTTGCCAATGTAAGCAGTAATTTTGTATTAAAGGAGATTAAAAAGGAAAAGCTTTTGGAGATAAAACTATAA
- a CDS encoding LytTR family DNA-binding domain-containing protein codes for MTSLPSISCLLLEDDYASGAMVKSILTEFFPNMTLFVCTNIDEARRIYKTHLPTLLVLDINLPDGTSFDWLRELYIQEQQKFSVIFTTAYATYAVEAFKFSALDFLLKPIMPNDLINAVSKAMKIIKDQNYKIQLETFFHNFQVHNTIDKKIVLKTVEEISVVSIQDILAVEADNSYSKFHLQGGKSILVSQSLKTYDQQLSASGFMRIHQSYLVQACYIKSFKKKNNLLLLEGGLLVPVSLNKRSFVMDYLTNL; via the coding sequence ATGACCTCCTTACCGTCAATTTCTTGCTTATTACTGGAAGATGACTATGCCTCCGGTGCAATGGTGAAAAGCATATTAACAGAATTTTTTCCGAATATGACACTTTTTGTATGCACGAACATTGATGAAGCCAGAAGAATATATAAAACTCATCTCCCGACGTTATTGGTTTTAGACATCAATCTTCCCGATGGGACTTCATTTGACTGGTTACGGGAATTATATATACAAGAGCAACAAAAATTCAGTGTTATTTTTACCACTGCTTACGCTACTTATGCGGTTGAAGCTTTCAAATTCAGTGCTTTGGATTTTCTCTTGAAGCCTATTATGCCGAATGACCTCATTAATGCCGTGAGTAAAGCTATGAAGATTATAAAAGACCAGAACTACAAGATACAGTTGGAAACTTTTTTTCATAATTTTCAGGTGCACAATACCATCGATAAAAAAATAGTGCTGAAAACAGTGGAGGAAATTAGCGTTGTAAGTATACAGGATATTCTAGCTGTGGAGGCAGATAATAGTTATTCAAAATTTCATTTACAGGGCGGGAAAAGTATCTTAGTTTCCCAGTCACTGAAAACCTATGATCAGCAGCTCAGTGCTTCGGGTTTTATGCGTATTCATCAATCGTATTTAGTGCAGGCATGTTATATTAAAAGTTTCAAGAAAAAGAACAACCTGTTATTGCTTGAGGGTGGATTGCTTGTGCCGGTATCGCTAAATAAGCGGTCGTTCGTTATGGATTACTTAACTAATTTGTAG